A window of the Polaribacter sp. HaHaR_3_91 genome harbors these coding sequences:
- a CDS encoding glycine--tRNA ligase subunit alpha produces the protein MKKTQSLLVLIFLFLAATSYAQEVVYKDTTYTVKRKSIYLAKVDVTKTLKPEKVNEIFAIHKINEDIIEAAKKAEKEKKATQKKLKKAEKALKSKIKAQKKLSKANDKLDSGIKKYNKLKKKGDLSPNDDQKWLDKIVKLKKNVTKAEKNFKKS, from the coding sequence ATGAAAAAAACACAATCCCTATTAGTTTTAATATTTCTTTTTTTAGCAGCAACTTCTTACGCACAAGAAGTAGTCTATAAAGACACAACATATACTGTTAAAAGGAAATCAATTTATTTAGCAAAAGTAGATGTAACAAAAACCTTAAAACCAGAAAAGGTAAATGAAATTTTTGCTATTCATAAAATAAATGAAGACATAATAGAAGCTGCAAAAAAAGCAGAAAAAGAAAAAAAAGCAACCCAAAAGAAACTAAAGAAAGCTGAAAAGGCTTTAAAGAGTAAAATTAAAGCTCAGAAAAAATTAAGCAAAGCAAACGACAAACTAGATAGTGGTATTAAAAAATACAATAAGCTTAAAAAGAAAGGCGACTTATCTCCTAATGACGACCAAAAATGGTTAGATAAAATAGTGAAGCTAAAAAAGAACGTTACAAAAGCAGAAAAGAATTTTAAAAAATCATAA